AAAATCTTTTTCAACGGATCGTCAGCTACAAATGAGGTCGTCCATCAATTATTGGGAGATTCGACAGTGGATTTCCAGTATACCCTTCTTCACTCTTTGCAGCATAGGCCCGAAACGGgctcaattgaaaaaaatcCGTTTGCTaaaccagagccagaattGACAGTTTTGGATTCTTACGGACCCAACGAAGAATTTAAAATTGTTCTTAACAAGTTCCCCGTTGTTGCCCAACACTTTATGATAGTTACCAAGGAGTTCAAATCTCAGGATTCCCCCTTATCCCCAAGTGAGCTTCAAGGGACATATATCATTCTTCAATCGTTAAAAGCTAGCGATAAACAGAATGATTGGTTTGCTTTCTACAACTGCGGTCCTCAGAGCGGAGCTTCACAGCCACATAAACATATTCAATTCATGTCGTTGCCAAATAAAGAAGATTTTGTGCCTTTTGCAGAACAATTGATCATGAGATCTGCTgcatttcttccaaattcacAGCAGGAACCATTGCAGAATGCAGACATTCCCTTTGCACACTTTGTCGCAAGACTCCCGGAACAGCACCAATTACAGGAGGGCGAACTTGCCCTTTACTTTGCCTCACTTTTACAAAGAGCACTCACAGTTTCACGACGCAACGAAGCCGAACATATT
This window of the Scheffersomyces stipitis CBS 6054 chromosome 6, complete sequence genome carries:
- the APA2 gene encoding 5',5'''-P-1,P-4-tetraphosphate phosphorylase II (Diadenosine 5',5'''-P1,P4-tetraphosphate phosphorylase) (AP-4-A phosphorylase) (AP,A phosphorylase) (ATP adenylyltransferase), with the translated sequence MSFETPTNFFHILGDKYNEAVSNSKIFFNGSSATNEVVHQLLGDSTVDFQYTLLHSLQHRPETGSIEKNPFAKPEPELTVLDSYGPNEEFKIVLNKFPVVAQHFMIVTKEFKSQDSPLSPSELQGTYIILQSLKASDKQNDWFAFYNCGPQSGASQPHKHIQFMSLPNKEDFVPFAEQLIMRSAAFLPNSQQEPLQNADIPFAHFVARLPEQHQLQEGELALYFASLLQRALTVSRRNEAEHISYNFICTTKYMMIVPRSNGKYKNSLGINSCGVLGLFLCKNEEILDLVKKDGPETILQHCGFPNTAGQGSDEYHY